Proteins from a genomic interval of Desulfofustis limnaeus:
- a CDS encoding TRAP transporter small permease: MSDIKSEDACAAFSECVSSVDAPKNIVDRIVINLFSFICFFSAASLTLIICVATFFRYILEGNLYGYEEWVKFLAFWLYFMGAAIGAFNRTHVSADLVNAYLPDGVLKKFLIVVRNLITVCVASLFTWYGYEFFMFGYMGPLGTGIAIPTTSVWKIPMWIGYLSVFLGLLFMVYYFARDLVLSLRDLFVGEKG, encoded by the coding sequence GTGTCAGATATCAAGAGTGAAGATGCCTGTGCCGCATTCTCTGAATGCGTGAGTTCCGTCGACGCGCCGAAAAATATTGTCGATCGCATTGTCATCAATTTGTTCTCTTTCATCTGTTTTTTCTCCGCCGCCAGCCTCACGTTGATAATCTGCGTTGCCACTTTTTTTCGCTATATCCTTGAAGGGAACCTGTACGGCTATGAGGAATGGGTGAAATTCCTCGCTTTTTGGCTGTATTTCATGGGTGCTGCCATCGGTGCCTTTAACCGTACGCACGTGTCAGCCGACTTGGTCAACGCCTATCTACCTGATGGGGTGTTGAAAAAATTCCTGATTGTGGTGCGGAATCTGATAACCGTCTGCGTGGCTTCTCTTTTTACCTGGTACGGCTATGAATTCTTCATGTTCGGGTACATGGGACCTCTGGGTACCGGTATAGCGATCCCGACGACGAGCGTCTGGAAAATTCCGATGTGGATCGGCTATCTCTCCGTCTTTTTGGGCCTGCTGTTCATGGTCTATTACTTTGCCAGGGATCTGGTTCTCAGCCTGCGCGATCTGTTTGTTGGGGAAAAAGGATGA
- the dctP gene encoding TRAP transporter substrate-binding protein DctP, translating to MVLKFAGQNAVDHPATEMMNKIATEIAEKTEGRIEVKVFPANQLGDYTLVYEEQIRGTIDMSCISVPSQFDPRMELIYINGYVSDYEDAKKVFAQDGWLFKKMDEFNERLGVKLLGFFVEGMIGTGTTKPANEPLVPGVEKGVLIRVPNMDVYNLAAQAMGYRTQTIPYADVYQAIQTGVVNGVNGYPVAAAYTALGDVLKHWYMTNYSIEVLNFMISGKTWETIKPEDQQVIAGILAEATTSSIDNAKSVDEHYMELMRQKGIEVHTYTKEELVPLMKACATTWPQLEKNMTKELMDEFRTELAPK from the coding sequence ATGGTTCTGAAGTTTGCTGGACAAAACGCAGTGGATCACCCGGCAACCGAGATGATGAACAAAATTGCCACGGAGATCGCTGAAAAAACGGAAGGCCGCATCGAGGTGAAGGTGTTTCCTGCCAACCAGCTTGGCGATTATACTCTGGTGTATGAGGAACAGATTCGCGGTACCATCGATATGTCTTGTATCTCCGTTCCCAGCCAGTTCGATCCGCGGATGGAGCTGATTTACATCAACGGCTACGTCAGCGATTACGAAGACGCCAAAAAGGTGTTCGCTCAAGACGGCTGGCTCTTCAAGAAAATGGACGAGTTCAATGAACGGCTCGGCGTTAAGCTTCTCGGATTTTTTGTCGAGGGTATGATCGGCACCGGAACCACTAAGCCTGCCAATGAGCCGCTTGTCCCCGGTGTGGAAAAGGGCGTTCTGATCCGCGTCCCGAACATGGATGTGTATAACCTCGCAGCCCAAGCAATGGGCTACCGGACCCAGACTATCCCCTACGCCGATGTGTATCAGGCCATTCAAACTGGTGTGGTCAACGGCGTTAACGGCTATCCGGTGGCTGCAGCTTACACCGCCCTGGGTGACGTGCTGAAGCACTGGTATATGACCAACTATTCCATCGAAGTCCTCAACTTCATGATCAGCGGCAAGACCTGGGAGACGATCAAGCCTGAAGATCAGCAGGTCATCGCCGGTATTCTTGCCGAAGCCACCACCAGCAGTATCGACAATGCCAAGAGTGTTGACGAACACTACATGGAGCTGATGCGGCAAAAAGGCATTGAAGTCCATACCTACACCAAGGAAGAGTTGGTACCCTTGATGAAAGCATGCGCCACCACCTGGCCCCAACTCGAAAAGAACATGACCAAGGAACTCATGGACGAATTCCGCACGGAGCTTGCTCCGAAGTGA
- a CDS encoding GntR family transcriptional regulator gives MNVKPTDSTLRSAPFTGSGRSKGERQKIVYQSLRKEIQTLTLRPGETLDETKLARKFNTSRSPVREALIKLAADGLVVALPNRSTLVAPFDLLLIPKYLDSLSLLQRSTHYLAALHRQEKHLAVIRDMQSLFLTKIEQQDATAAIEANLEFHLAISEASCNPYLTNAYRRLLNEGIRMQHMHIEYLGWTPDEPGVREHQRLIDAITVKDAEAAEHLARSHAEQFDHKFIRFLSHRLSQHIQINATLAGEIVSTPSI, from the coding sequence ATGAACGTAAAGCCAACAGATTCCACCCTTCGCTCCGCGCCTTTCACGGGCAGCGGACGAAGCAAAGGGGAGCGGCAGAAGATTGTCTATCAGAGTCTGCGAAAAGAGATCCAAACCTTGACGTTGAGACCGGGAGAGACGCTCGACGAAACCAAGCTGGCCAGAAAGTTCAACACCTCCCGCTCCCCGGTCCGGGAAGCGCTCATCAAGTTGGCGGCAGACGGCCTCGTGGTGGCGCTGCCCAACCGATCGACGCTGGTTGCACCCTTTGACCTTTTACTGATCCCCAAATATCTCGACTCCCTGAGCCTGCTGCAACGAAGCACTCATTACCTCGCTGCTCTGCATAGACAGGAAAAGCACCTTGCTGTCATAAGAGACATGCAGTCGTTGTTTTTGACGAAAATCGAACAACAGGATGCGACCGCAGCTATCGAAGCAAACCTGGAGTTTCATCTGGCCATCAGCGAAGCCTCGTGCAACCCCTATCTGACAAACGCCTACAGAAGATTGCTCAACGAAGGTATCCGCATGCAGCATATGCATATTGAGTACCTTGGCTGGACTCCGGACGAACCAGGAGTCAGGGAACATCAGCGGTTGATCGACGCCATCACCGTCAAGGACGCTGAGGCCGCCGAACATCTCGCCCGGAGTCACGCGGAACAATTTGACCATAAATTCATACGGTTCTTGTCACATCGGCTCTCCCAGCATATTCAAATCAATGCCACCCTGGCTGGGGAGATAGTCAGCACACCTTCCATCTAA
- a CDS encoding L-serine ammonia-lyase, iron-sulfur-dependent, subunit alpha — MNIPSIFNDVIGPVMRGPSSSHSAAAVRIGQIGRELMGGTPQTVQAHFDLGGSLPTTYLSQGSDMGLSAGLLGFPPDDARLVDYRNELRKAHLVLQYFTGHYQDPHPNTYNLTLQKDGEEHRLIALSTGGGIIEVIKIDDLAVSFFGDCFGLVIWTRGAQPPLIDLLNRRLAQSTVTGSEGSLIIFVTSSKPFADELINLIHADPTVQAVRRLSPVLPVLTPPQMTLPFTNGAELKRFATATGSTDLADLALAYESARGACEHADIMAMASGLVTLMENSIKSGLAGTAFNDRILDAQSGKYVTSSRQGKLLNLGVLDTAIPNVAALMEVKSSMGVIVAAPTAGSCGALPGTLIAVADANGLGLEERARGLLAAGIIGVLVATASTFSAEVCGCQAECGVASGMLAAALVSMQGGSYHTCLTAASLALQNIFGMVCDPVANRVEVPCLGKNILAAANGISAANLALSGFNPVIPFDEVIAAMDQVGRSLPHELRCTALGGLSITPASKRITDELRSHLHFA, encoded by the coding sequence ATGAATATTCCTAGCATTTTCAACGATGTCATCGGTCCTGTTATGCGCGGACCGTCAAGCTCGCACAGCGCAGCCGCAGTACGGATCGGCCAGATCGGTAGAGAATTGATGGGCGGAACACCGCAAACCGTACAAGCGCATTTCGATCTCGGGGGGTCTCTGCCTACCACCTATCTCTCCCAGGGATCGGACATGGGGCTCAGTGCCGGGCTCCTCGGATTTCCCCCCGACGATGCGCGACTGGTTGACTACCGGAATGAACTGCGCAAGGCGCACCTGGTGCTACAGTATTTTACCGGTCATTACCAGGACCCGCACCCCAACACCTACAACCTGACCCTCCAAAAGGACGGCGAGGAGCATCGCCTCATCGCACTTTCAACCGGAGGAGGGATTATTGAGGTGATCAAGATCGATGACTTGGCCGTCTCCTTTTTTGGCGACTGTTTCGGACTGGTGATCTGGACCCGGGGCGCTCAGCCCCCCCTGATCGACCTGCTCAACCGCAGGCTGGCCCAGTCTACGGTAACCGGAAGCGAGGGTTCTCTGATTATTTTTGTAACCAGCTCCAAACCGTTTGCCGATGAACTGATTAACCTGATCCATGCCGATCCTACCGTGCAGGCGGTAAGACGCCTGTCCCCGGTACTGCCGGTGCTCACCCCGCCGCAGATGACCCTGCCGTTCACCAACGGAGCCGAGTTGAAACGCTTCGCCACGGCAACCGGCAGCACTGATCTTGCCGATCTTGCCCTGGCCTATGAAAGTGCGCGAGGGGCATGTGAGCACGCCGATATCATGGCGATGGCTTCCGGGCTCGTCACCCTCATGGAAAATTCGATCAAAAGCGGACTGGCAGGGACAGCGTTCAACGACAGGATACTCGACGCCCAATCAGGAAAATACGTCACCTCGAGCCGGCAAGGCAAACTGCTTAACCTGGGTGTCCTGGACACGGCGATCCCCAATGTCGCCGCCCTGATGGAAGTCAAAAGCTCCATGGGAGTCATCGTCGCGGCACCCACCGCCGGATCGTGCGGGGCCCTTCCCGGAACGCTGATCGCGGTCGCTGATGCCAACGGCCTGGGTCTCGAGGAACGAGCACGGGGGCTGCTCGCCGCCGGCATTATCGGGGTTCTCGTTGCCACCGCCTCCACTTTTTCAGCGGAGGTGTGCGGTTGCCAGGCAGAATGCGGGGTCGCTTCCGGAATGCTCGCAGCGGCGCTGGTCTCCATGCAGGGAGGCTCCTATCACACCTGCCTCACGGCCGCCTCCCTCGCTCTGCAAAACATTTTCGGGATGGTCTGCGATCCGGTGGCCAATCGGGTCGAGGTACCCTGCCTGGGAAAAAACATTTTAGCCGCCGCCAACGGGATTTCTGCCGCAAATCTTGCTCTTTCCGGGTTCAATCCGGTCATTCCTTTCGACGAAGTCATCGCAGCCATGGACCAGGTGGGCCGTTCCCTGCCACACGAGCTGCGCTGTACCGCCCTCGGCGGGCTTTCCATCACTCCCGCCTCAAAAAGAATCACTGATGAATTGAGATCGCACCTTCATTTTGCCTGA
- a CDS encoding ornithine cyclodeaminase family protein, with protein MKDSSIRFFSGSDIRRLLTMKQCTEAMKTAFAALSAGEAVMPVRTRLELPPGNGNALFMPAYMPSIGRVGVKTITNNIDNPAKGLPMNHALIVIFDSVTGAPLALLDGEAITALRTGAVSGLATALLAREAARTAAIIGTGVQGETQLEAVCTVRPITRAYVFDLQAEKAESFAGKMSKRLNVEVLVAPSPAVLREVDVICTATPSQRPVFEDALLKPGVHINAVGAYKPEMVEIPPETIVRAKVVVDQRDGCLAEAGDILQPLTKKLITKDHIHGELGEVVTGQISARESEDEITVFKSVGVAVQDLVSADLVLRKGIETGIGTELSLA; from the coding sequence ATGAAAGACAGCAGTATACGATTTTTTTCGGGTAGCGATATACGCAGACTCCTGACCATGAAACAATGCACCGAGGCAATGAAAACTGCTTTTGCCGCGCTGAGTGCCGGTGAGGCCGTCATGCCGGTTCGTACCCGTCTGGAGCTACCGCCGGGTAACGGCAACGCCTTGTTCATGCCGGCCTATATGCCGAGTATCGGCAGGGTAGGGGTGAAAACCATCACCAACAACATCGATAACCCGGCGAAAGGGCTGCCGATGAATCATGCCTTGATCGTGATCTTCGATTCGGTCACGGGGGCGCCTTTGGCACTTTTGGACGGTGAAGCCATTACCGCGTTGCGGACCGGCGCCGTATCCGGTTTGGCAACAGCGCTTCTGGCCAGAGAAGCCGCCCGGACGGCGGCGATCATCGGCACAGGAGTCCAGGGAGAGACCCAGCTCGAAGCGGTTTGCACAGTCCGACCGATTACCAGGGCGTACGTCTTTGACCTCCAGGCCGAAAAAGCGGAGTCGTTTGCCGGCAAGATGAGCAAACGACTGAACGTGGAGGTCCTGGTGGCACCGTCGCCAGCCGTTCTTCGGGAGGTCGATGTGATCTGTACCGCGACCCCTTCGCAACGACCGGTGTTTGAGGATGCGCTACTGAAGCCTGGTGTTCATATCAATGCGGTGGGTGCCTATAAACCGGAAATGGTTGAGATACCGCCGGAAACCATCGTCAGGGCCAAGGTCGTTGTCGATCAGCGGGACGGGTGCCTGGCGGAGGCGGGGGATATCCTTCAACCGCTGACGAAAAAACTCATCACCAAAGATCATATCCATGGGGAGCTTGGCGAGGTGGTGACGGGCCAGATTTCTGCCCGGGAGTCTGAAGATGAGATCACGGTCTTCAAATCTGTTGGGGTAGCGGTGCAGGATCTGGTCAGCGCCGATCTCGTACTCCGAAAAGGCATCGAAACGGGTATCGGCACAGAGCTGTCACTGGCCTGA
- a CDS encoding TRAP transporter large permease: protein MIFVALIILIFCLVVGVPVPVSFMASAAWLIFFGGPAGEGYQATQLLPYGYAQMNSVSLIAIALFIAAGGIMERGKIGEKLIDFVDVFVGHYKSGLAFVAVISCAVVGSICGAACATLSCVGSIIFPRFYAEGYPRGIGAALLANASLLGLLIPPNATLIIFAWISGQSVLACFLATVVPGFITIALLCTVSWWMLRHNTTIKIGKKKNRTASDRLQLLSSRGKLAMPALMLPIIVLGGIYGGIMTTTEASAMAVLYAIPVGMFVYRGLNLKNTYEVMVETAVTTGVIMVMLYCVAMLSRLYLLEDLPGVLLTVFYAVSSDPMVIMFMINIFLVVMGMLMDDISVVVLTTPILMPIVIELGFNPIHYAAIIGVNTGLGCITPPAAPVLYLSGRLGNAPIDEMMKPCLWFILLCWVPVLFLTVFFPKLSLFLPHYIMGTPW from the coding sequence ATGATTTTCGTTGCTCTGATAATTCTTATTTTCTGTTTGGTGGTCGGCGTTCCCGTGCCGGTGAGCTTCATGGCGTCCGCCGCTTGGCTGATTTTTTTCGGCGGTCCGGCGGGAGAAGGGTACCAGGCCACGCAATTGCTGCCGTATGGCTATGCTCAGATGAACTCGGTTTCTCTGATTGCCATAGCCCTGTTTATAGCGGCAGGCGGCATCATGGAGCGGGGAAAAATCGGTGAAAAACTGATTGATTTTGTCGATGTCTTTGTCGGTCACTATAAGAGTGGGCTGGCGTTTGTCGCCGTCATTTCCTGCGCGGTTGTCGGATCCATCTGTGGGGCTGCCTGCGCGACATTGTCGTGTGTGGGATCGATCATCTTCCCCCGTTTTTACGCTGAGGGGTACCCTCGGGGTATCGGTGCCGCTTTGCTGGCCAACGCATCGCTGCTCGGCCTGCTTATACCGCCAAACGCCACGCTGATCATTTTCGCCTGGATCAGCGGCCAATCCGTACTGGCCTGTTTTTTGGCCACTGTGGTCCCCGGTTTCATCACCATCGCCCTGCTCTGTACGGTCAGTTGGTGGATGCTTCGTCATAACACCACGATCAAGATTGGCAAAAAGAAAAACCGGACCGCCAGTGATCGCCTCCAGCTTCTTAGCTCCAGGGGCAAGCTGGCCATGCCGGCCCTGATGCTCCCGATCATTGTCTTGGGTGGCATCTATGGTGGCATCATGACCACCACTGAGGCATCGGCCATGGCGGTCTTGTACGCCATTCCGGTTGGGATGTTCGTCTATAGAGGGCTCAACCTGAAAAACACCTACGAGGTGATGGTCGAGACTGCGGTCACTACCGGGGTGATCATGGTCATGCTCTATTGTGTGGCGATGCTGAGCCGCCTTTATCTGCTCGAAGATCTGCCCGGGGTTTTGCTGACGGTGTTCTATGCCGTCTCCAGTGATCCCATGGTCATCATGTTCATGATCAATATCTTTCTGGTGGTCATGGGGATGCTCATGGATGATATCAGCGTTGTTGTGCTGACCACCCCCATCCTGATGCCGATTGTTATCGAACTGGGATTCAATCCAATCCATTACGCTGCGATTATCGGGGTCAATACCGGGCTGGGCTGCATCACTCCCCCTGCGGCACCCGTGCTCTATCTGTCCGGCCGTTTGGGGAATGCCCCTATTGACGAAATGATGAAGCCATGTCTGTGGTTCATCCTGCTCTGCTGGGTACCGGTCCTCTTCTTGACGGTCTTTTTCCCGAAGCTTTCCCTGTTCTTGCCCCACTATATCATGGGAACGCCGTGGTAA
- the hypD gene encoding trans-4-hydroxy-L-proline dehydratase — MNQRIERLRQASFEAQPSISIERALLETDYYRENVGKHSLPVLRAGFFKYLCENKTIYIGDDELIVGERGPAPKVVPTFPELTCHSADDLRVLNSRTMTGYRVEEKDIADYEAKVIPYWQGRSMRDRIFSKVPEAWQKAYGAGLFTEFMEQRAPGHTVLDGTIYASGMKDLRRRIREHINRLDYLNDPEASDKHEELKAMDIACEAAIIFGRRHAQLAEQLAETETNRQRQEELRRIAEVCRWVPEQAPRTFHEALQMYWFVHLGTITELNGWDAMSPGHLDQHLFPFYQRDVAAGRLDRDQAKELLACFWIKVNNHTAPPKVGVTAKESGTYNDFTQINLGGLKKDGSDGSNEISYMALEVADELHLLQPQPSVHISTKTPDRFLLAALKVIRKGYGYPSVFNTDMVIMEQIRSGKSVEDAREGGTSGCIETGAFGKEAYILTGYLNVPKILEITLNNGVDPLSGEMVGIKTGDPRTFSTYEQLYEAFRRQLDYVVDLKIEVNNYIERMYAKYSPAPFLSAVIADCIDKGRDYYDGGPRYNTNYIQCCGIGTVTDSLSAIKTHIFEQKSISFDELLNALGANFAGAEPLRLKLFNKTPFFGNDDDRADSIMQQVYDSLFHTIDGKPNTKGTGYHLNMLSTTCHVYFGKMLGATPNGRFALMPTSDGTSPSHGADRNGPTAVIKSLAKMDQVKSGGTLLNQRFLPSVLASETDLKKLAGLIRTYFRLGGHHIQFNVVDTKTLRLAQEQPDEYRNLLVRVAGYSDYFVDLDAAHQEEIILRTEQQLI, encoded by the coding sequence ATGAACCAGAGAATAGAAAGGCTGCGACAAGCAAGTTTTGAAGCCCAGCCATCGATATCCATTGAACGAGCCCTGCTGGAAACCGACTACTATCGGGAGAACGTGGGCAAACATTCGCTCCCCGTCCTCAGGGCCGGTTTTTTTAAGTATCTCTGCGAAAACAAGACTATTTATATCGGCGATGATGAACTCATCGTCGGGGAGCGGGGCCCCGCTCCCAAGGTTGTTCCCACCTTTCCGGAACTCACCTGTCACAGCGCCGACGACCTGCGTGTCCTCAACAGCCGGACCATGACCGGCTATCGTGTTGAAGAGAAGGACATCGCCGATTATGAAGCCAAGGTCATTCCCTACTGGCAGGGAAGATCGATGCGGGACCGCATTTTCAGCAAAGTACCGGAGGCTTGGCAGAAGGCCTATGGAGCCGGGTTGTTCACCGAGTTCATGGAACAGCGTGCTCCCGGTCACACCGTGCTTGACGGCACCATCTATGCCAGCGGCATGAAAGACCTTCGCCGCAGGATTCGGGAACACATCAACCGGCTCGATTATCTGAACGACCCCGAAGCGTCTGATAAGCACGAAGAGCTCAAGGCGATGGACATCGCCTGCGAGGCGGCCATCATTTTCGGCAGGCGGCACGCCCAACTTGCCGAGCAGTTGGCTGAAACCGAAACCAACCGACAGCGACAAGAGGAACTACGACGGATCGCCGAGGTCTGCAGGTGGGTGCCGGAACAGGCCCCGCGCACCTTCCATGAAGCACTGCAGATGTACTGGTTCGTCCATCTGGGAACCATCACCGAACTCAACGGCTGGGATGCCATGTCTCCGGGTCACCTGGATCAGCACCTCTTTCCGTTCTACCAACGCGATGTGGCGGCTGGTCGTCTCGATCGCGATCAGGCAAAAGAGTTGCTGGCCTGTTTCTGGATCAAGGTGAACAATCACACGGCACCGCCGAAAGTCGGCGTCACCGCCAAAGAGAGTGGCACCTACAACGACTTCACCCAGATCAACCTTGGCGGTCTGAAAAAAGACGGCAGCGACGGCAGCAATGAGATCTCCTACATGGCACTCGAGGTCGCCGATGAACTCCACCTTCTGCAGCCGCAGCCGAGTGTGCATATCAGCACCAAAACGCCAGACCGCTTTTTGTTGGCCGCCTTGAAAGTGATTCGCAAGGGCTATGGCTACCCATCGGTATTCAATACCGACATGGTGATCATGGAACAGATCCGTTCCGGTAAGAGCGTCGAAGACGCGCGGGAGGGGGGCACCAGTGGTTGTATCGAGACCGGCGCTTTCGGCAAAGAGGCATACATCCTTACCGGCTACCTCAACGTTCCGAAAATATTAGAGATCACCCTAAACAACGGTGTCGATCCCCTGAGCGGCGAGATGGTCGGTATCAAGACCGGCGACCCGCGGACCTTTTCAACCTATGAACAGCTCTATGAGGCATTTCGTCGTCAGCTCGACTACGTCGTCGACCTCAAGATCGAGGTGAACAACTACATCGAACGGATGTATGCCAAATATAGTCCCGCTCCGTTTCTGTCGGCAGTGATTGCCGATTGTATCGACAAAGGCAGGGACTATTACGATGGTGGGCCGCGCTACAATACCAATTACATCCAATGCTGCGGTATCGGCACGGTCACCGACAGCCTTTCAGCCATCAAAACTCACATCTTTGAGCAAAAGAGCATCAGCTTCGATGAGTTACTCAACGCTCTTGGGGCAAATTTTGCCGGGGCCGAACCACTGCGCCTGAAGCTGTTCAACAAGACGCCGTTCTTCGGCAACGACGACGACCGGGCCGACTCCATCATGCAGCAGGTTTATGACAGTCTGTTTCACACTATTGACGGCAAACCCAACACCAAGGGAACCGGCTATCACCTCAATATGCTTTCCACCACTTGCCATGTCTATTTCGGTAAGATGCTTGGGGCAACCCCCAACGGCCGTTTTGCCCTCATGCCGACCTCGGACGGAACATCCCCTTCCCACGGCGCTGACCGCAACGGGCCGACGGCGGTTATCAAGTCACTGGCCAAAATGGACCAGGTCAAATCGGGCGGAACACTGCTCAATCAGAGATTTTTGCCGAGCGTCCTGGCTTCGGAGACCGACCTGAAGAAACTCGCCGGGTTGATCCGTACCTATTTTCGTCTTGGCGGGCATCATATCCAGTTCAACGTGGTGGACACCAAAACGCTGCGACTGGCGCAAGAGCAGCCCGATGAGTATCGCAACCTCCTGGTGAGAGTGGCAGGGTACAGTGATTATTTCGTGGATCTCGATGCGGCGCATCAGGAGGAGATCATTTTAAGAACCGAACAGCAACTGATCTAA
- a CDS encoding DMT family transporter, translating into MTKQAKAYTLTVCVVIFWGTAASAFKIALRHVTPFTLLFYSALVSAVALFTILLLQGKLAMLRRLSLSSWATVALLGFINPFCYYLVLFEAYARLPGQIAMSLNYGWPFALTVLAVPLLKQKLSKTQLVSIGVSFFGAVVIATRGRFLSFGEVSTFGVALAIGSTLLWAVFWLLNARDHLDPVVKLFLGFVFGLLYIILCSPLFGGLTLPTMTALVPLAYIGLFEMGITFVLWLTALQLSSSTARIGNVVYISPFLSLLFLHLVVGEEIHFTTFVGLFLIVGSIIFQETRAKTADLT; encoded by the coding sequence ATGACCAAGCAAGCAAAAGCATATACGCTGACAGTTTGTGTCGTGATCTTTTGGGGAACGGCGGCGTCGGCCTTCAAAATCGCCCTGCGACACGTTACGCCTTTTACCCTTCTTTTCTACTCGGCCTTGGTCTCTGCCGTGGCGCTCTTTACCATTCTGCTTTTGCAGGGAAAACTTGCCATGCTGAGACGATTGTCGTTGTCTTCGTGGGCAACCGTTGCGCTGCTTGGCTTCATCAATCCCTTTTGCTATTACCTGGTACTTTTTGAAGCCTATGCCCGCCTTCCCGGTCAGATAGCCATGTCGCTCAACTACGGTTGGCCTTTTGCGCTGACCGTACTGGCGGTTCCGTTGCTCAAACAAAAACTCAGCAAGACACAACTGGTCTCGATCGGCGTTAGCTTCTTCGGGGCGGTGGTAATCGCCACCAGGGGACGATTTCTCAGTTTCGGCGAGGTCAGTACCTTCGGGGTGGCGTTGGCAATAGGTTCCACCCTGCTGTGGGCGGTATTCTGGCTCCTCAACGCCCGTGATCACCTGGACCCGGTGGTGAAGCTTTTCCTGGGGTTTGTTTTCGGGCTGCTTTATATCATCTTGTGCAGCCCGCTTTTTGGGGGGTTAACGTTGCCGACCATGACCGCACTGGTACCGTTGGCCTATATCGGTCTCTTTGAGATGGGCATCACGTTCGTTCTCTGGCTGACGGCCTTACAACTCAGCAGTTCGACCGCACGAATTGGAAATGTCGTGTACATCTCGCCCTTTCTTTCGCTGCTTTTTCTTCATCTGGTGGTTGGGGAAGAGATACATTTCACCACCTTTGTCGGCTTGTTTCTGATTGTCGGCTCAATCATTTTTCAGGAAACTCGAGCGAAAACAGCCGACCTCACCTGA
- a CDS encoding glycyl-radical enzyme activating protein, protein MGSVFAIKKYAIHDGPNIRLTVFFKGCPLSCWWCHNPEGLEKELSVIWVKDKCIGCGQCLTVCPTGSLSMVSTGILRDTATCQQCRDCVSICPALAHEAVGWEASVQEILSEIEKDIPFYDESNGGVTFSGGEPLMQPEFLLELLRECGRLGVHRVVDTSAHAKTELVLQVAEHCELFLIDLKHMDPEKHRLYTGVRNELILKNIKTLAEKSVPFRIRIPLIEGVNSDAENLRLSAEFLAGLPCPPSVDLLPYHTIAESKYRKLNRDYPAVQFQPVARKKIAAQAKLLTTLGLDVRIGG, encoded by the coding sequence ATGGGTTCCGTCTTCGCAATCAAAAAATATGCCATCCATGATGGCCCGAACATCCGGCTGACTGTTTTTTTCAAAGGCTGCCCGTTGAGCTGCTGGTGGTGCCATAACCCCGAAGGATTGGAAAAGGAATTGTCGGTTATCTGGGTGAAGGATAAGTGCATCGGCTGCGGCCAATGCCTCACCGTCTGCCCCACCGGTAGCCTCTCGATGGTGAGTACCGGTATTCTGCGAGACACAGCTACGTGCCAGCAATGTCGGGACTGCGTCTCGATTTGTCCGGCCCTGGCCCATGAAGCGGTCGGCTGGGAGGCCAGTGTGCAGGAAATTCTATCTGAAATAGAAAAGGATATCCCGTTTTACGACGAATCAAACGGCGGGGTGACTTTCTCCGGTGGGGAGCCACTGATGCAACCGGAATTCCTGCTCGAACTGCTACGTGAATGCGGGCGACTGGGCGTACATCGCGTTGTCGACACGTCGGCTCACGCAAAAACCGAATTAGTGTTGCAGGTCGCCGAGCATTGCGAGCTCTTCCTCATCGACCTCAAACACATGGATCCGGAAAAGCATCGCTTATACACCGGTGTCCGCAACGAGTTGATTCTTAAAAACATCAAGACGTTGGCTGAGAAAAGCGTCCCCTTTCGGATCCGGATACCGCTGATTGAAGGGGTTAACAGCGACGCGGAAAACCTGCGTCTCAGCGCTGAATTTCTTGCCGGCCTGCCATGCCCGCCCAGCGTTGATCTTTTACCATATCACACCATCGCCGAATCAAAATACCGGAAACTGAACCGTGATTATCCGGCGGTGCAGTTTCAACCGGTTGCCCGTAAAAAAATCGCCGCTCAGGCGAAATTATTAACCACTCTTGGATTAGATGTACGGATAGGGGGATGA